A window of Halobacillus naozhouensis genomic DNA:
ACATGCAGTATCGTCTCAAATAAGTCACGACGACCGTCTTGTACGTATTGTCCTAATGAATGAAGATCCGTTGAGAAGTTTGCGGAACTTGGAAAAATCCCCTTCTGATCCTTTCCTTCACTCTCACCAAACAACTGTTTCCACCACTCAGAAAAATATTGCAGAGAAGGCTCGTAATTGATCATCATCTCGATCGTTTTCCCTTTATTATACAGCGTATTTCTAACCGCAGCATATTGGTAGGCAGGGTTTTCAGACAAACGATCTGTACTTAATTCTTCTCGACTTGCCTGAGCCCCTTTCATCATGTCATCAATATCAATGCCACTGGCTGCAATGGGAAGCAATCCTACAGCTGTAAGTACAGAATAACGCCCGCCCACATCGTCAGGGACTACGAACGACTCATAGCCTTGTTCATCAGCTAGTGTCTTCAGTGCACCTTTTTCCTTATCTGTAGTGGCGTAGATTCGTTTCTGGGCTTCTTCACGACCATACTTTTCCTCCAAAAACTTACGGAAAATGCGAAATGCAATCGCCGGTTCTGTCGTCGTTCCGCTTTTTGAGATCACATTGATCGATACATCTTTATTCTTCAACACATCAAATAACTCATTCATGTAAGGAGCACTAATACTGTTCCCCACAAAGAAAACTTGAGGCGTGGTGCGCTGATCAATAGATAATTCATTGTAAAAGCTATGATTTAGCATTTCTGTCGCTGCACGCGCTCCTAAGTATGAGCCGCCGATCCCGATAACAAGCAAAACATCTGAATCTTGCTTTATCTTTTCAGCAGCTTCCTTAATTCTTGAAAATTCTTCTTTATCATAATCAACAGGTAAATCAAG
This region includes:
- a CDS encoding glucose-6-phosphate isomerase codes for the protein MTHVRFDYEKALPFFNEHELEYMEGTVSLAHKALHEKTGAGNDFLGWLDLPVDYDKEEFSRIKEAAEKIKQDSDVLLVIGIGGSYLGARAATEMLNHSFYNELSIDQRTTPQVFFVGNSISAPYMNELFDVLKNKDVSINVISKSGTTTEPAIAFRIFRKFLEEKYGREEAQKRIYATTDKEKGALKTLADEQGYESFVVPDDVGGRYSVLTAVGLLPIAASGIDIDDMMKGAQASREELSTDRLSENPAYQYAAVRNTLYNKGKTIEMMINYEPSLQYFSEWWKQLFGESEGKDQKGIFPSSANFSTDLHSLGQYVQDGRRDLFETILHVEEPTSDYTIEEDEQNLDGLNYLAGKTVDEVNEKAYQGTMLAHTDGQVPNLIVHIPKRDAFTFGYLAYFFEKACAISGYILGVNPFDQPGVEAYKKNMFALLGKPGFEQQKQDLEKRL